The DNA window AGTTCAAATCGATATCGTATCGGGGTAACTTCTCCCGCAAGAAATTAATCACGTTCTGTGTGAGTGTCGGCTCCCGTGAAAGCATCAAAGCCGACAGATACTTCTGGGTCTTGGTTTTCTCGGCACAGTGCATGATCAGTCCCCATGAGCGGTAGTCGGTGTCAATAATGTACGTGTTGTAGACTTCTTCGTCTGTGAAAAAAAGATTGACACTTTGAAATTGGTGAAACTGAAAGAGGACAGAACTTACAGGTCCACTCGGCATGGATCCAGTGGGCTGGTGCGGCATAATTTGGAATAACCCAGGTAATGTTCCCTTGCTGGAAATTTCTTAGCGGATCATCCGAGAAGAAGTAGGTGAAATTCATGGTTACAAAGCCGTCGGAGGTCGTGAATGAGCTGTGCATGCACGAGTACTCCGGTAAAGTTTCGGACGAAGCAAAGTACTGAATCACGTACCAGTAGCCCATCATTGCTGGTAGGTCGAAATTGCGCATAGCTCGGACCTGTTTTGCGAAGTGAGTGTAAACACTAATAAACAAACTTCCAAAATCTATcccaaaatgtttaataattgTGGTGACACGGCACGCGATAAATCAAGCACACTCGATGCTATAACTCACCCTAGGACATTTCTCGTTCCTGTTGCGCCTACGGTTCATCTGCTGGGAGCAACAGTGACCTGCAATCAAAATTAGCAGCAGCAAACAGCGCATGTTCAACCCGTTCCTCAGGCGGCATCGATGGTATCCAATCATCGCTAAACTTCGGACGATGTCACAGAATAGCAAACTAAGCTGATCGGTTCCTCTGGTTGCGATGGGTTCGCTGATTAACCGGACAGCAGTGTAAAAGACAGGAGTAGAAATTATGATCAAAGAACTTCATTCAGAAGGGCAAAGATGGTACGGTGGTGGGAGAGGGAACAAGAAGAAGCGCGTCCCCTCGCTGATCGTTATAATTATTTATAATGTGTCAAAACTTTCACCGCCAGGGAGAAACATGGTGGAGCTGCGCAGCGCGGCCGCCGTGGAGCAACGCGAAAGTCATTGGAGTCTGAGATGACTGCGATTTTAGGTATGTACGTTATCTCCGGCCGTCGTTGTACTTTTTCGGGGTGTTCTCTTCCAATCGCTCTCTTCTCCGGCGACGCCGAGGGTGACGTTGGAGTGGGGACAGGGACACTTGACGGTCGGGGTGTAAGGTTTCTCTTTTTTCGGTTGGGCCCTCCTGGCGATCCGCGCACTGGTTTCGCGAGGCTTTCATTGTTATGGTTGGCAAAAGTGGTATTAGCATCAGCATCCAGCAGCAGCATACCAGCATGGATTTCTCGAGTGCTTTCACAGCCACCGAAAATTTTCCTAAAACGTGCAGATTTTTCCACCAATCACCTTCGTTGCTAGCTTATCGGTCTCTATAGCTTTGTTCCTGCTGCCGGTGCGAATGATTTACCACATGGGTCCCACTTGATCACGAGTAGGATGCTAGATCGTAGTTACATTGGGctttggtttgatttttttttctttcgttacCAAGCACCATGCGTTCGACGGCTAGTTATTCTGGTTTGCTTTTGAGTCGTTATCAAATTTGCACCACACTTGAGGAGATTGGAATCGGTGTGAGTTTCGGTGTTTCCGGGTAGTTAGGTTATGCGTAGCTCGGGGAGATTTTTCTTATAATTGAATTGATTTGGTTTATATAGATATTTTGATATAAAGATTTTACACCAATTTATGTTATTAATTaaagtttaatacatttaatTTGGTCCTATATAGCCAAACACTCACCAACGGAAACGGTAGTAGATGAAGGTCaactgcaataaaaaaaaatcactatttgaGGTAGATAATGATTATTCGACTTCTGAAGTGCTACACAAACTCCGACTAAACATCAACTGCGCTGCTCGAAGCACTTGTTGTATGACGAGATGGGATTGAAATTTACGATAAGAAAATAGCATTCTCAACGTAATTCGAGAAAGCGATGCGTAGGCGAAAGAAAATGGACAAAGAAACAAGGCAATAAATCGCTAAACATATTTTGCATCGTTTTTATGGAACTGAAGAAGGACAAAAATAACAaagtgtttgttttgttttggatCTTTCGGAAAGCCGAAaacaatgaatttatgaatGACGTTAAAGAATACtagagcacagagaacagacgtccatcttcagcattcaccttgtgtaaaatctctaacggtttcgaaggtagtttggatatctaaagcaggtgcgctactgtcgtcatgtttttttgtggctgagtgcgactagtccggaaccgattcggacttccagcatgaattccagttcaaatgcgtcaaccgatagagtcggaatcggttgttttctttgagctagattccatgcagaatccatccagtatttcgaaccggttccggaatcgatttgacggatagttgggataggttggtgtggcggcgctagtgtttttagtatattaattcaaatgtttacacacgttttttaaatatttttgttcgatcatggatgtctgttctctgtgactagAGGGTGAGGAACGATTCGTTTTAGGCTAGTTATGAATTGTGGCCATGAgtcatttttcttaattttgtttCATCATTTTGCCGTTCGCTAGTTTCAAAGTATTCTTGTGTACCTGCTTTGCTTGTTTCGACACACAGAAGGTTCGTTGTCGGCACAGAGAATAGGAAAGTTTCTCTGACAGTTTTTTTTAGTCCAGAGAGATGTAGAAGAGATACTAGATGATTAAAAACAGAAATGTTATATATTTCCCAGATCTTTGTTCGTCTTCGCCATtgttacttaccttaccgttcaggctagagccttgttgtctcttgctgtaagcagaagccgtctccactctactcggtccattgctgcttgtcaccagtctcgcagtcttcgaagggtccgcagttcgtcctctatctggtcgatccatcgtgctcgttATGCgctccgtcttcttgttcctgtaggggcgccctcaagaaccatctttaccgggtcgtcgtccgacattcttacgacgtgtccaggccaggttcattcgcctgcgtcACGTTCCGTCtcccatctgcacgccaccatagatggtacgcaataCCTTTCGTTAGAAAACTCccagggcgcgttggtcctccacgagcatagtccagatctcgtggccgtagaggaccaccggtctaatcagcgtcttgtagataagcaacttcgtgcggcggcgagtTTTGCGTcttccggagtccaaagtaggcacgtttcccgccaagatctgtctctgaatttctctgctggtatcattgtcggcggttaccagtgagcccaaatacacgaattcgtcgtcCATCACGATTTCGTCACCGTACATCCGCCGAACTctggatgggaggttcacattgtcgtcgcCTTCGCCTTTGATGTCTTATTAAAACCGGCATTTACCTTATGCACATTACATCCAATGTTGAACATCCGCTGCGTCATTTTTATGACAATCTTTCAAATTAAAAGTTAAATACCTGAAATGCAGCAATTCTAACAGGTTTGAGTGTTTTGTGCTGGAAAGCTCTACATATTTTGGACGgaactaaaaatattttttttctacttaggtacacagcaaaaaaaatcatgtaactttacgtcttgccagatgcacataaaaggagcgtctcaattcacataaatttacattttattgcatgtaaaaatgtgagatgTTCGGTTTTTTCTAGGTCACtcagtctgagttttacatcaaaagagtcacaatattcaattttacatatcatagcatcacagagaacagacatccatgatcgaacaaaaatatttaaaaaacgtgtgtaaacatttgacttaATATACGacaaacactagcgccgccacaccaacctatcccaactctgcgtcaaatccattccggaaccggttcgaaatcctgaatggattcagtatgaaatcttgctcaaagaaaataaccgattccgactctatcggttgatgcatttgagctggaattcatgctggaggTCCGAACctgttccggactagtttgactgggtagaggaataaccgctgtcaatcctattgaactcagccacaaaaaaacatgatgacagtagcgcacctggtttggatatcccaactaccttcgaaaccgttagagattttacacaagttgaatgctgaagatggacgtctgttctctgtgatagcatgtaaaatcctattatCGGACAGAAAAATACGTCGCTGCGTTGTTCACGTtaaatgtaatttttattttttctaagagtgtagCATGAGCATGGTGACCGCACatttcgtagttgctactccgtgattaaCCAGAACCAacaaaattgcacagagaattatCGAATGGCGTCTGGTGTAGGTATCCATCCTCATTGCGCACGTTACGATGGTTTGATACTATGAGTTGCCACAGCCGCGTCATTACAGAAGTTTTTTTAGTGGCACCCGCTAACGTAAAAAGTTACACatatctggattcaccttgataagtgatacgatctatgcaactctgtTCACAGTGctgacacagagaacagacgtccaatCCAGCTGTTGCAAAAATCGAAGACATTTTCGAATGTGGTTGGGATATCatcaccaggtgcgctactgtcaatTTGTTTGGTGGgcgagttcgactgaattgacagtgtaaccacagagaacagacgtccatcttcagcattcaacttgtgtaaactctctaacggtttcgaaggtagttgggatatcatGTGTCGCGgctccctctaagaacggttggtttcaaaatcgtccaatgaaggacgttcgttggaccaatctGGACAACGTataaataaccgttcaacaaacgtccatcgttgaaTCCGTGTTTAACGATgttgaaacaatttttggacgtctcagtgggctgTCAGACATGCACCTCAATCGGCACAACCGGTTTCATAAGGCATTGGGAAAGTGAGCAACCCGCTAAAGGCAAAGTTCAGCCGTAGTTCTATTTCGAACACTATCAAACACCGTTTCCCCCATCCCAAATAAGTACGATTCACACGTGACGTTCCGTtaacgttgacggaagctgatgtatcgtctgaatcgtcctatACAGTTCTATTCCAGTCATTTAATATCTTATCGGTCAACCAGTGCGCGACATTTGAATATATTTACCTTTTACCTGATGGGATTTTGTATCTGTACCTACTCTACTAGTTGTACTCTTGCTTGATTTGAAACCGTGCGGAAGAGGTGCGAGATGAATTATGGAAAATTGCCGAGGAAAAGTGTAAATAGAGACGACACAAACCGACCAGCAACTGTCTGCTCCTTTTGGCTTCGCGACGTGTCTCGTGCCGCATGCAGTTCTCCCAGCCTACAGCTAATGTATGATGGACCGACCGATACGGAGATGGCCACATTCCGAACAAAAGGAAAAGCTTACAGCAACCCCACGGGGAACGAGTGTGAGTATGTATCGAGTATAGCTAGTCGGCTGGAGGTGAtttatatttgttttgttaGGGAAAGCCTGTGATATTCGAAACAACTTTCCCAAGGAACTCTGACTGGACACGGGAGTGTGTGTAATTGCAACGATCGGTTCATTTATCAAACTTTCTTTGAGCCACTCGTTGCTGTTCTTTTGGGATTTGATTTGTATGAACGCATCTTTATATCATCTTGCTTCTGGAGTTGGTTGCCGACGTAGGATATTTACCCATATTTCATGGTTTATTTATACGATTAAAAGAATCCGTAAATGCGTAAGTTGACACTTCGGCAGCGTTGCAAACAGATCAATGTTCCTACGGAACAACTTTCACTTGCGATACTTGTACCTTCCACAGGTGTAATCAAGTAGGTAAGTACACATTTGTCAACTGTCAAACTAAATTTCCAATCACCATCATGATTGACTCGTGCACGCAGGAGATATTTAGACAGAgagaaagagaagaagagagagAAAGACAAAGTTTGATGCAAAATTCGCGTACATTCGTCACACCATGCGACCAGGCGATGAATGTGAGAACGTGCGTGAAAGCCGTGTCGACCAACCAACGCTGGGCTGAGCTGACCGGACCGGGGCAACAGCATGCTGCCGGGGAATGCCAAAAATTGTCCGCAATTTAAAATCCATCGGAGCCTCGAGGCTTTTGCATATTTTCAGAAAGCGATGACCCGAACGCCGTGCGTGGTCTTTCTCTTTAGCGGAATGGAGGAACTCGTTTTCATTGTGTGTCTTTCGTTTATCTGCTGTTTGCCGTAGCCCGTAGCCGAGGCTTTGATGAAATCGAAGACACGGCCAATCGGACAAACGATTACGGTGCACGTGCGGATCGCTGATCCGGCTCTGGGCTAGCTAATGGCAAAATTTCACCTTAACTAGCAAAGGAGCTGTCACAGATCAACGGGCGCAACATTCCTATGATGTTCGTCGTTTACGCAAAGTAGCTAGTAAccggagaaaaaaatcgtagaAATTCATTTTTGGGAGTAAACTGCCGCTTAGCTAGGTCGAATGAATGTAAGCATTCGTCGAATAGGTGTCATCAGAGTCATGTGCGTCAACAGATCAGTagaatttcatttgttttgcaaCTAATGCGTGATCGGTACCTGGTAGATCAAGAAAAAGTTCAGCCGACGATTGGAATATTTGCTGGCAAGAGTATATTATGATCAATTTACTTTGCTACGGTCTGCATCATaacatcacagagaacagacgtccatcttcagcattcaacttgtgtaaaatctctaacggtttagaaggtagttgggatatccaaaccaggtgcgctactgtcgtcatgtttttgtggctgagttcgactgaattgacagcggatGTTCTTCTACCcggtcaaactagtccggaaccagttcggacttccagtatgaattccagctcaaatgcatcaaccgatagagtcggaatcggttgtttttttGAGCAAgtttccatactgaatccattcaggatttcgaaccggttccggaatggatttgacagatagttgggataagttggtttggcggcgctagtgtttatcgtatattaattgaaatgtttacacacgttttttaaatatttttgttcgatcatggatgtctgttctctatgTTAACATCGATGAACTTATGACCCATCGCTTTCAGTAAGCTATGATTCATTTACCGTGAATATTACGGCACAGAGACAGaaatccatgatcgaacaaaaatatttaataaaaaacgtgtgtaaacatttgaattaatatacgataaacactagcgccgccacaccaacctatcccaactatccgtcaaatccattccggaacaggttcgaaatcctgaatgaaatcttgctcaaagaaaacaaccgatttcgactctctgttgatgcatttgagctggaattcgtgctggaagtccgaatcggttccggactagtttgactgggtataggaataaccgctgtcaattctgtcgaactcagccacaaaaaaaaaacatgacagtagcgcatctggtttggatatcccaactaccttcgaaaccgttagagattttacacaagttgaatgctgaagatggacgtctgttctctgagAGGTGGCTGAATCATCGCataaaattctttacgattcacttcccactgagacgtccaaaaaattgtttcaaaatcgttcaacacgggtccaacgatggacgttcgtcgaacggttatttggacgttgtccaaattggtccaacgaacgtccttcattggacgattttgaaaccaaccgttcttagagggttcgaacgaatctagtcgtccacgaactgtcaagaaaagtgaggttaacaccctctaagaacggttggtttcaaaattgtccaatgaaggacgttcgttggaccaatttagacaacgtccaaataaccgttcaacaaacgtccatcgttggactcgtgttgaacgattttgaaacaattttttggacgtctcagtgggcagtggctgtaaagaacctaatagtcGAGCTGTTTTCAATCTGATCCAAAAAAAGTGCTCGAAAAATAGAACTGCATCTCAGCATTGCGATCGATCTGTTTTAGTCGGTGATGTAAAATAGAACAGCCCATATAGAATACATCAACGTAGCGAACAGCCTTATGAttgatttcgtttttaaatcaatttgcCAATCCAAATTGCCTGGCagtacccagtaaagttcagccggataTGAGCGTGAATgctaactggaaccagccggaatttcagctcatttccggctgaactttactgggtacaCACAATTGAATTTAGGATCTTAACTCGATGATGGCCTTGGTCAGTGACCCAGGtcaactcattccggaaccggttcggatttctgaatggagtcattatggattccaaatcaaatgcaacaaccgattccgaatcggttgttgcctttgatttggaatccatactgactccattcaggattccgaatcaaattccgaatggtttgaccggggatAAGCGCGGAACGCATCATTGTCAGTACGACAAACGAATACGCAATCCATTAGCATGTCCACCACCCTTATCCGGCACTCGGTATGTGTGGACAAACCCAATAAATCGCACCGCATCACTGGTCAGGCCAGTCCTGTTCTCGTCGGTGCAATATTTGCGAAAGTGACCGGCGATCACTTAGCGGCGTTAAGTACCCGTGCACTTATGTATGAATACATCTGCAAACTGAGTGAGAGGTGAAAAGTACTCGGTGATACGACGGCAGACTGCACCCTCGATTCCGATTACATTCATCCAACCAGCCACTGATCGACCACAGCAGCATGCTCTACCGGTGTACAATTGATGAATGGCATTGCACTCTTACCGAACCGCCCTGCACCACCGAAGCGGTGTTGAACATATGTGCGCTCGTTATAAGCAAATCAACGCTCCCTGTCACCCCCGGTCAGTGTCCATCCGGTTTCTGAAAAGTTAATGTTAGCAAAGTTAAGTAGCTGCCGGCTGAGGAATACGCAATTGGATCCCAAGACGAAACCACCGATGGTCGATGAAGACGAACGGTGCGAGATAAGCAATTTGTCGGGGTTGACTTATTTGCATGTCATTATTTGCCAAATGCGCGAGAGATTGCTAAAATTAGCTGTCACTATGGCTGACGGTTGGCGCAGGGAACGATGAGCAGgtgtttattattttattgtgaGGGCATGACAAATAAATCACGGAGAAATTTATAATGATACTTTCGATTTTTCATCCATCAGCTAACGAAGAATGATGACTTCTTGCTGCTGGAGAAATCGGATGTGAGACGTGCTATTTGTTGTGCCTAGTTGGCTTATGTGTTGGGAAATTCATACGATACAAACAGGCTTTTCTCACCGCAAATCAACGCTACACCTCATTTGGTCGATTCAGGCACGAGGAAATCCTGCTACCATGTGATGCAATATTGATTTTAGTCCAGTGGAGGACATGAAGGAAAAACGAATTAACTGCTGCATAGTATACACCACAAAAAACTGCACGCTCAATTATCCATATTGATGTAAGCGGCGAAGAGaagcaaaaacggaacccacTTAGAAGTGTCTTAAAATTCACTTTCGTTTCACGCcgacatcatcatcatcatcatctaaCCGCATGGTGGCTGTGAATGGCGCGGAAAACACTGAGAGGTACACAAAGGTGAGAGCCCAGTCACAGGCAGGCTGATCGATTCGGAAAAGAAGC is part of the Topomyia yanbarensis strain Yona2022 chromosome 1, ASM3024719v1, whole genome shotgun sequence genome and encodes:
- the LOC131676462 gene encoding lopap; translation: MIGYHRCRLRNGLNMRCLLLLILIAGHCCSQQMNRRRNRNEKCPRVRAMRNFDLPAMMGYWYVIQYFASSETLPEYSCMHSSFTTSDGFVTMNFTYFFSDDPLRNFQQGNITWVIPNYAAPAHWIHAEWTYEEVYNTYIIDTDYRSWGLIMHCAEKTKTQKYLSALMLSREPTLTQNVINFLREKLPRYDIDLNYMFAIPQNNCTEREQDPVKYFKYESL